Proteins from a genomic interval of Daphnia magna isolate NIES unplaced genomic scaffold, ASM2063170v1.1 Dm_contigs428, whole genome shotgun sequence:
- the LOC116936345 gene encoding uncharacterized protein LOC116936345: MASVATLTSKRGGNRGAVTRLITKLSDIITDATMHRDRKIYELNKKLEDLHDKIKVVEAAEVAPAAAASAAAAAAANPNPPAPTITPTINVTTATDSSHLPKFNLPEFGGNILLWNAFWDVFEVEVHLKKSYSNATNVLGQPAKIIMAHMRALVALPKPGTDRASLRKFVDSLESHIRGLEALNKTPDSYGDLLVCILLDKLSADLRRNLARQSDAAEWDLDILRKSLLKEIEILEDSESSISHSSALKPPKKTNVMLLGAKPSTKEFPHRKLFCPFCTGDHWPTDCDTAKTVEERYDIAKVKKLCFNCLRKMHQASSDCPSKYRCRVCNRAHHTSLHKADPSRVTGATILSWSPPTSVVLSATDVVEQNSFVFLETAIAKVQSQFVKLDGNILVDKGAQRTFITSKLAKLLNLPPLRRESLILFGFTSCRGVAEHYDVVQFSIIDRHGSPIVVQAIVIPHIVDPLSDPHRAELLSLPHLKRLKLAHPVSTKSTFEVDILVGADTYWNIVGDQVIRGSGPTAVDSKIGYLISGRLQYSGEKVEQKTVGLHISVEEALDVTKFWNLETLGIQPDLESTKTTEFYQKNSVEFRDGKYVAKLPWSENHPPLSSNLQVCQKRTRGTVNRLASKNPNGLKLYSKIILEQLDRGFIEKVPSSEMSKPSHYIPHFGVFKESATTPLRIVYDCSCKTSAGVSLNDCLEIGPLLQNVMMAILLRFRAHTIGLTADIEKAFHQVGLHEQDRDFVRFLWLKDPYDSKSDFESYRFRVIPFGASSSPFILLSVIKKHLQDSSSLLADDINRNIYVDNLISGCETSEDAVSYFSEANNVLKSAGLNLQSWGSNDDQLTVRAKSEGVGDKSQVTKVLGLDWEREEDRLHVPCVKLSHLSHPQTSKREVLRGISATYDPLGFITPLTIPARMLIQEIWKLKLDWDDPIPFELIERWKGIATSIEDSKTSFNRSYFKTGEIKELHVFVDASQLAYGAVAYFCNDDSSSFVFSKSRVAPLKTEKKLLTIPQTELMAAVIGTRVASSILSALLPLGLKPNCYLWSDSQIVLYWIQKMGKIKCQFVHNRVETIRSFTRDTNASWNYCPTTCNPADLLSRGSTLRQFLSSDIWLTGPSWLPKRSEWPSWEGNCEPAAVFHLSVITSASASNTPPSHDGGIGKILDISRYKFSYLIRVTAIVRRFVGNIKLKDKSRASWKLGYITVSELQEAEKVWLLAVQKSYFTEEINYCVKPTVKRPALVSQLDLFIGQDGLLRCNGRLSNSQLKKDAKHPILLPKNSTFSTLVIAAHHALMMHGGVKLTVASIRQRYWIPQIVQSVKKCLKKCVNCSRVRGPPYTAPNHAPLPVSRSSYSFPFTVTGIDFTGAFTIRGPKEAPKVDRTVYILLFTCASTRAIHLEVVEDMTTLSFLDAFRCFVSHHSRPAVIMAPWYGGFWERLIGLAKSALSKILGRTKPTLSAFRALVADAEVVLNDRPLENPSSSIGDVESLSPAHLMYGRRLNTLPYSEETNEEKFDASYGEKPDELKRAITRHQTLLQHFEKRFLASYLPALREYHQATKKNNPTVIKERDVVLVHDEKPRKDWKMAVVEKLIRSQDGQIRAADIRTANGKTNRPISKLYPLQVAEPSDDPAASSDGPLSDPAPSSPSRPTRKCAAQTNAAIKKIFEQEDAE; this comes from the exons ATGGCGAGCGTGGCTACTCTCACGTCCAAGCGAGGTGGCAATCGCGGTGCGGTCACTCGACTCATCACCAAACTTTCCGACATCATCACCGATGCTACCATGCACAGAGACCGAAAAATCTACGAACTCAACAAGAAGTTGGAAGATCTTCACGACAAAATAAAGGTAGTTG AAGCCGCAGAAGTAGCACCAGCTGCTGCTGCCTCTGCGGCTGCAGCAGCAGCTGCCAATCCAAATCCTCCAGCACCTACAATCACTCCAACCATCAACGTGACCACTGCCACCGATTCAAGTCATCTCCCCAAGTTTAATCTCCCTGAATTTGGTGGAAATATTCTACTCTGGAATGCGTTCTGGGACGTATTCGAAGTGGAAGTTCATCTCAAAAAGAGCTACTCCAATGCTACTAA CGTTTTGGGCCAGCCGGCGAAGATCATCATGGCTCACATGCGAGCGCTAGTGGCCTTACCGAAGCCCGGAACTGACCGAGCTTCGTTAAGGAAGTTTGTGGATTCTCTGGAGTCGCACATCCGTGGACTCGAAGCTCTGAACAAGACGCCAGATTCATATGGCGATCTGCTCGTCTGCATCCTTCTCGACAAACTCTCAGCTGATCTGCGTCGTAACCTGGCACGACAAAGTGACGCCGCTGAGTGGGACCTCGATATCCTTCGAAAGAGCCTGCTCAAAGAAATCGAAATTCTCGAAGACAGTGAAAGTTCAATCTCCCACTCATCGGCATTAAAACCTCCCAAAAAGACAAACGTCATGCTCTTGGGAGCAAAGCCATCTACAAAAGAGTTTCCCCATCGCAAGCTCTTTTGTCCCTTTTGCACCGGAGATCATTGGCCCACCGACTGCGATACAGCAAAAACTGTGGAAGAGCGGTACGACATCGCAAAGGTAAAAAAGCTCTGTTTTAACTGTTTAAGAAAGATGCATCAGGCATCATCCGATTGCCCATCCAAGTATCGCTGTCGTGTATGCAATCGAGCTCATCATACCAGTCTGCACAAAGCCGATCCTTCTAGAGTTACTGGCGCTACTATTCTTTCTTGGTCTCCCCCAACGTCAGTGGTGTTATCGGCCACAGACGTTGTAGAACAAAActcttttgtatttttggaAACGGCAATTGCCAAAGTTCAGTCACAATTTGTTAAATTGGATGGCAACATTTTAGTCGACAAAGGTGCTCAACGCACATTCATCACGTCAAAGCTGGCTAAATTGTTGAATCTACCACCTCTCAGACGTGAGAGCCTCATTCTTTTCGGTTTCACTTCGTGCCGTGGAGTTGCCGAACACTACGACGTCGTACAATTCTCTATTATCGATCGGCATGGATCTCCCATCGTTGTGCAAGCGATCGTCATTCCTCACATCGTGGACCCTCTCTCCGATCCACATCGAGCCGAGTTGTTGTCTCTTCCCCATCTGAAAAGGCTCAAGTTGGCACACCCAGTGTCGACAAAATCAACATTCGAGGTGGATATTCTAGTAGGTGCAGACACCTACTGGAATATCGTTGGTGATCAGGTCATCCGTGGATCTGGCCCAACGGCCGTTGACTCAAAAATCGGCTATCTCATCTCTGGACGTCTACAATATTCAGGTGAAAAAGTCGAGCAGAAAACTGTTGGTCTGCATATCTCGGTGGAAGAAGCACTCGACGTCACTAAATTCTGGAATCTTGAGACCCTGGGAATCCAGCCGGATCTGGAGTCAACAAAGACAACTGAGTTTTATCAAAAGAATTCAGTCGAGTTTCGTGATGGAAAATACGTCGCGAAGCTTCCTTGGAGTGAAAATCATCCGCCCCTCTCGTCCAATCTACAAGTTTGCCAAAAGCGAACGAGAGGGACCGTCAACCGACTAGCATCAAAAAATCCAAATGGACTCAAGCTCTACAGCAAAATCATTCTAGAACAGCTGGACCGAGGCTTCATCGAGAAGGTTCCATCTAGTGAAATGAGCAAGCCATCTCACTACATTCCTCACTTCGGAGTGTTTAAAGAGTCGGCTACTACACCCCTTCGTATTGTCTACGATTGTTCTTGCAAAACTTCAGCAGGAGTGAGTTTGAACGACTGCCTCGAAATTGGCCCTCTACTACAGAACGTCATGATGGCTATTCTTCTCCGTTTTCGCGCACACACAATCGGCTTGACAGCCGACATTGAAAAGGCGTTTCATCAAGTTGGTCTACACGAGCAGGATCGAGATTTCGTGCGGTTCCTTTGGCTAAAGGACCCATACGACTCAAAATCGGATTTCGAGTCGTACCGTTTCCGCGTGATTCCGTTTGGTGCCAGCAGCTCGCCCTTCATCCTCCTGTCAGTGATCAAAAAACATCTACAAGATAGTTCATCGCTACTAGCTGACGACATCAATCGCAACATTTATGTCGACAACCTCATCTCAGGCTGTGAAACTTCCGAAGATGCAGTGTCTTACTTTTCTGAAGCCAACAATGTGTTAAAAAGTGCCGGTCTCAATCTTCAATCGTGGGGGTCAAACGATGACCAACTCACAGTGAGAGCAAAAAGTGAAGGAGTCGGCGACAAATCTCAAGTCACTAAAGTCCTTGGCCTCGACTGGGAACGTGAAGAAGATCGTCTTCATGTTCCCTGTGTTAAGCTCTCTCATCTTTCACATCCACAAACTTCGAAACGGGAAGTGTTGCGTGGCATCTCAGCTACCTACGACCCTCTTGGCTTCATTACTCCCCTCACCATTCCAGCAAGAATGCTCATCCAGGAAATTTGGAAACTCAAGCTGGATTGGGACGATCCCATTCCATTTGAGCTGATAGAAAGATGGAAAGGAATCGCAACTTCCATCGAAGACTCAAAAACTTCTTTCAATCGCTCTTACTTCAAGACTGGAGAAATCAAAGAGCTCCATGTTTTTGTTGATGCAAGCCAACTGGCCTACGGGGCCGTCGCATATTTTTGCAATGACGACTCCTCTTCGTTCGTGTTCTCCAAGTCTCGCGTCGCCCCGCTGAAAACGGAGAAAAAGTTACTAACCATTCCGCAGACCGAGTTGATGGCAGCTGTCATCGGAACCCGTGTCGCGTCATCCATTCTCAGTGCTCTCCTTCCCCTAGGCCTCAAGCCAAACTGTTATCTGTGGTCAGACAGTCAGATTGTGCTCTACTGGAtccaaaaaatgggaaaaatcaaGTGTCAATTCGTCCACAACCGAGTCGAGACCATCCGCAGTTTCACTCGAGATACTAATGCTTCATGGAACTACTGTCCCACCACTTGCAATCCGGCGGATCTTCTATCTCGTGGTTCTACTCTCCGTCAGTTCCTCTCTTCCGACATCTGGCTAACCGGACCTTCGTGGCTTCCAAAGAGAAGTGAGTGGCCGTCGTGGGAGGGAAACTGCGAACCAGCGGCAGTGTTTCACCTGTCAGTCATCACTAGTGCATCAGCATCCAATACACCACCCTCCCACGACGGAGGAATCGGGAAGATTCTCGACATATCGAGATACAAGTTCTCTTATCTCATAAGAGTTACCGCGATTGTCCGACGATTCGTTGGAAATATCAAGCTAAAAGACAAGTCTCGAGCAAGCTGGAAGTTAGGCTACATCACTGTTTCCGAACTGCAAGAAGCAGAAAAGGTTTGGCTTCTTGCAGTTCAAAAATCGTACTTTACTGAAGAAATCAACTACTGCGTGAAGCCAACCGTAAAGCGTCCAGCTCTCGTTTCTCAACTGGATCTTTTTATCGGTCAAGATGGCCTGTTGCGCTGCAACGGCCGTCTCTCCAATTCTCAACTAAAGAAAGACGCAAAGCACCCTATCCTGCTACCAAAGAATTCTACTTTCTCCACTCTCGTCATAGCCGCTCATCACGCTTTGATGATGCACGGAGGAGTAAAATTAACGGTGGCATCAATTCGCCAGCGCTATTGGATCCCGCAAATCGTCCAAAGTGTCAAAAAGTGTTTAAAAAAGTGCGTTAACTGCAGCCGTGTAAGAGGACCCCCTTACACGGCTCCAAACCATGCCCCACTTCCAGTGTCGCGTTCATCATATTCTTTTCCATTCACCGTGACCGGCATCGATTTCACGGGAGCGTTCACCATACGAGGTCCCAAAGAAGCTCCAAAAGTAGACCGGACGGTCTACATTCTACTGTTCACCTGTGCGTCTACTCGCGCTATTCATCTGGAAGTAGTCGAGGATATGACCACACTTTCCTTTCTGGACGCCTTCCGCTGCTTTGTCTCTCACCATTCTCGCCCAGCTGTCATCAT GGCACCGTGGTACGGTGGCTTTTGGGAAAGGCTGATTGGCCTTGCCAAAAGTGCTCTTTCAAAAATTCTCGGTCGTACCAAACCTACACTCAGTGCATTTCGAGCCCTCGTCGCCGACGCTGAAGTAGTGCTGAACGATCGCCCTCTTGAAAATCCGTCGAGCAGCATCGGCGACGTAGAGTCACTTTCTCCAGCTCATCTGATGTATGGCCGACGGCTCAACACACTACCCTACAGCGAAGAAACAAACGAAGAAAAGTTTGATGCATCATACGGCGAAAAACCGGACGAGCTGAAGAGAGCCATCACCCGCCATCAGACTCTGCTTCAACATTTCGAAAAACGTTTTCTGGCTTCCTATCTCCCTGCTCTTCGCGAGTACCATCAAGCAACGAAAAAGAATAATCCAACAGTCATCAAAGAAAGAGATGTTGTTCTCGTTCACGACGAAAAACCACGAAAAGATTGGAAAATGGCTGTCGTCGAGAAGCTCATTCGCAGTCAAGATGGACAGATTCGAGCTGCCGACATCCGCACGGCAAACGGAAAAACTAATCGCCCCATCTCCAAGCTCTACCCACTACAAGTTGCTGAACCGTCGGACGATCCGGCCGCATCGTCCGACGGCCCACTTTCGGATCCAGCTCCGTCGTCGCCTTCTAGACCAACCCGAAAATGTGCCGCCCAAACCAACGCAGCGATCAAGAAAATCTTCGAACAAGAAGACGCTGAGTAG